A stretch of Argiope bruennichi chromosome 10, qqArgBrue1.1, whole genome shotgun sequence DNA encodes these proteins:
- the LOC129987580 gene encoding uncharacterized protein LOC129987580, protein MDDPKRYKEHITQIKVARGKVKASLTRLEHSADELESKNEVVIRLQRINDQGRFVVRLPVYKDINQLEDTKGMTISRLLAMERKFKFNSEFEMEYKSFMREDEELGHMSPNKDFDSSKPDYFLPHHAVQKKDSITTKFRVVFDGSYSQVVLSWLSSPPRNWKPFVANRTSEILDLIPQNRWRFRSNMSKQKMGDLPEGRVTLNRPFFVCGIDYAGPISILKHRGRGAKTTKGYMVVFVCFATKALHLELVTDYTSDSFIAALKRFCSRRSTPKHIHSDNGTNFLGAKRKFKDLYNHLSKINLDQKVSYFLSQQEIEWHTIPPLSPHFGGLWEAGVKSAGGDDMMVEQAEQLVKLVLNFCE, encoded by the exons atggaCGATCCGAAAAGATATAAGGAACACATAACGCAAATTAAAGTCGCAAGAGGCAAGGTTAAGGCCTCCTTAACTAGATTAGAACATTCTGCAGATGAATTAGAATCAAAAAATGAAGTAGTGATTCGTTTGCAGAG GATAAATGATCAGGGTCGATTTGTTGTAAGATTACCTGTTTATAAGGACATTAATCAGTTAGAAGATACAAAGGGAATGACTATTTCTAGGCTTCTAGCTATGGAAAGGAAATTTAAGTTTAActcagaatttgaaatggaatacaagAGTTTTATGAGAGAAGATGAAGAATTGGGGCATATGTCacctaataaagattttgattcttCTAAACCGGATTACTTTCTTCCTCATCATGCTGTGCAAAAGAAAGACAGCATTACAACCAAATTTCGAGTTGTGTTTGATGGATCCT ATTCTCAAGTTGTTCTTTCCTGGTTGTCTTCACCTCCTCGAAATTGGAAGCCCTTTGTTGCCAACAGGACTTCAGAGATCTTGGACCTCATCCCTCAAAATAGATGGAG ATTTAGAAGTAATATGTCAAAACAAAAAATGGGAGATCTTCCTGAGGGACGAGTGACTCTCAACAGACCATTTTTTGTCTGTGGTATTGATTATGCAGGTCCAATTTCTATATTGAAACACCGAGGCAGAGGAGCCAAAACAACGAAAGGTTATATGGTTGTATTTGTATGCTTTGCTACGAAGGCTTTACATTTAGAATTGGTTACGGATTACACGTCCGATTCCTTTATTGCTGCATTGAAACGTTTTTGCTCAAGAAGGAGCACACCTAAACATATTCATTCGGACAATGGGACTAATTTTTTAGGAGCTAAAAGGAAGTTCAAAGATTTATACAaccatttatctaaaattaatctaGATCAAAAGGTTTCGTATTTTCTTTCTCAACAGGAAATTGAATGGCATACTATCCCTCCTTTGAGTCCGCATTTTGGTGGACTCTGGGAAGCTGGTGTAAAATCG GCTGGTGGAGATGATATGATGGTTGAGCAAGCGGAACAGCTTGTGAAATTGGTGCTAAACTTTTGTGAATAG